A stretch of the Chitinophaga sp. Cy-1792 genome encodes the following:
- a CDS encoding YkgJ family cysteine cluster protein — protein MSNLLENWEQKAKDKQKANKQFLQKLQTRRGKGVEKLLPELHDEAFSKIDCLECAGCCKSISPRFKAPDIKRISKHLGMKEATFIDTYLRIDKDEDYVVKSSPCPFLGEDNYCGIYDVRPGDCHNYPYTDSFDFFKRPNITYENSTICPAVYYVLERLKTEMKL, from the coding sequence ATGAGCAACTTACTTGAAAACTGGGAACAGAAAGCGAAGGATAAACAAAAAGCCAACAAACAGTTCCTCCAGAAACTACAAACCAGGAGAGGTAAAGGAGTGGAAAAACTCCTGCCCGAACTCCACGACGAAGCATTCAGCAAAATCGACTGCCTGGAATGCGCCGGCTGCTGTAAAAGCATCAGCCCACGCTTCAAGGCCCCTGATATTAAACGTATTTCCAAACACCTGGGCATGAAGGAAGCCACCTTCATCGATACCTACCTGCGTATCGATAAAGATGAGGACTATGTAGTAAAATCAAGCCCATGCCCGTTTCTGGGAGAGGATAACTATTGCGGTATCTACGATGTAAGACCCGGCGACTGCCATAACTATCCGTATACAGATAGCTTCGACTTCTTCAAACGCCCGAATATCACCTATGAAAACAGCACGATTTGTCCGGCTGTTTATTATGTTTTAGAGAGATTAAAAACAGAAATGAAGCTCTGA
- a CDS encoding MFS transporter → MDTTATTKNDPYASLRFPEFNYYLVIRFTIVFALTMQFAIIEWKVNELARDPFALGLIGLSEVIPAVLLAPFAGHIVDKREKRGLLLLCIIAYLFISTGLFLLTWDRAVQGIPKHYVLYMIYSLVFVGGIVRAFTSPSTFTLLSLLVPKTLYANASTWSSSAWQIGGVLGPALGGFFIYLFGVHWSMLLVVAILLAPLFSLLQIKPKPIFYKSQGEGFVESLTKGMKFVWNTKVVLGAMALDMFAVLFGGAISMLPVFATDILHTDSLGYGILRSAPAVGSLITMFILAHKPLNHKPGIKLLAAVFAFGLTIIVFGVSTSFYLSLGALLFSGVFDGVSVVIRQTILQLKTPDDMRGRVASVSSMFVGSSNELGAFESGFMARAVGLVNSVVLGGCITLGVVVTTYVISPAMRKLDLKP, encoded by the coding sequence TTGGACACGACGGCAACTACAAAAAACGACCCATACGCTTCACTACGTTTCCCGGAATTCAACTATTACCTGGTCATTCGATTTACCATTGTTTTTGCGCTGACCATGCAATTTGCGATCATTGAATGGAAAGTTAACGAACTGGCCAGAGATCCGTTTGCATTGGGACTGATAGGCTTATCGGAGGTGATTCCGGCGGTACTGCTGGCACCTTTTGCAGGTCATATTGTAGATAAGCGGGAGAAGAGAGGGTTACTGCTGTTATGTATCATTGCCTACCTGTTTATTTCCACCGGACTATTCCTGCTTACCTGGGACAGGGCGGTACAAGGTATTCCCAAACACTACGTACTTTATATGATTTACTCCCTGGTATTTGTCGGGGGTATTGTCAGGGCCTTTACGAGTCCGTCCACCTTTACATTATTATCTTTACTGGTACCTAAAACCCTGTATGCCAATGCTTCCACCTGGAGTAGCAGTGCCTGGCAGATTGGAGGCGTATTAGGGCCGGCATTGGGCGGCTTTTTCATCTATCTTTTTGGGGTACATTGGTCGATGTTATTGGTGGTGGCCATTTTGCTGGCTCCATTATTCAGTTTACTGCAGATAAAGCCCAAACCGATTTTTTATAAATCGCAGGGAGAGGGATTTGTAGAGAGTCTGACCAAGGGTATGAAATTCGTCTGGAATACGAAAGTGGTGCTGGGCGCCATGGCCCTGGATATGTTTGCCGTATTGTTTGGCGGGGCTATTTCCATGTTGCCGGTATTTGCAACAGATATCCTGCATACAGATTCGCTGGGTTATGGTATCCTTCGTTCTGCGCCGGCTGTAGGCTCACTGATAACCATGTTTATACTGGCACACAAGCCACTCAATCATAAACCGGGCATTAAGCTGCTGGCAGCGGTATTTGCCTTTGGCCTGACCATTATCGTCTTCGGGGTATCCACCAGCTTTTACCTGTCGCTGGGTGCATTACTGTTCAGTGGTGTATTTGACGGGGTGAGCGTAGTTATCCGTCAGACGATTCTGCAGCTGAAAACACCGGACGACATGCGCGGCCGGGTGGCATCTGTAAGTTCTATGTTTGTGGGGTCCTCCAATGAGCTGGGCGCCTTCGAAAGCGGCTTTATGGCCAGGGCGGTAGGCCTGGTAAACTCAGTAGTACTGGGCGGTTGTATCACGCTGGGCGTGGTAGTTACCACCTATGTTATATCCCCAGCCATGCGTAAGCTGGACCTGAAGCCCTGA
- a CDS encoding sorbosone dehydrogenase family protein: MKKYCFASLALLSALNSVSCLAGGPETPAEPPARKAKLELVTDKFISPVNMAVPNDGTNRLFFCQKEGKVWIVQDGKLVAQPFADVSGEMVKINAAYDERGLLGMAFHPQFKKNHKVYMYYSAPVPNPVKGLNHKSKLVEFTVSATNPNEVDPKSERVLMEVNQPESNHNGGQLVFGPDGYLYVGLGDGGGGGDKHGTIGNAQDLGTVLGKILRIDVNGTPYKVPADNPFVKTAGAKPEIWAYGLRNPWRFSFDKANGRLFAGDVGQDKYEEVDIIKKGGNYGWRIMEGYHDFNVPAGADKSKLIAPIHEYNHDLGISITGGYIYRGNDIPSLKGLYVFGDYNGKAFVLVPNGNKWERADLQFSNRPNENMQILSWGQDAKGELYVLTSASTSNGFKGAVYKLVKD, from the coding sequence ATGAAAAAATACTGTTTTGCCAGCCTGGCATTACTTTCTGCACTGAACTCGGTATCATGTCTGGCCGGTGGCCCGGAAACGCCTGCTGAACCACCCGCACGCAAGGCTAAACTGGAACTGGTAACAGATAAGTTTATTTCTCCTGTAAATATGGCCGTGCCCAATGATGGTACTAACCGTTTGTTTTTCTGCCAGAAAGAAGGGAAGGTATGGATTGTGCAGGATGGAAAACTGGTAGCCCAGCCATTTGCTGATGTTAGCGGCGAAATGGTGAAAATCAATGCTGCCTATGATGAAAGAGGCTTACTGGGTATGGCTTTTCACCCTCAGTTTAAAAAGAATCATAAAGTATATATGTACTACAGTGCCCCGGTTCCTAATCCGGTAAAAGGCCTGAACCATAAAAGCAAACTGGTGGAATTTACTGTTTCTGCCACCAATCCGAATGAAGTAGATCCTAAATCGGAGCGTGTACTCATGGAGGTAAACCAGCCTGAATCCAACCACAATGGCGGCCAGCTGGTATTCGGCCCTGATGGCTACCTGTACGTAGGTCTCGGTGATGGCGGTGGCGGTGGGGATAAACACGGCACCATCGGTAATGCTCAGGATCTCGGCACCGTACTGGGTAAAATCCTCCGTATTGATGTGAATGGAACACCATATAAAGTGCCTGCAGATAATCCTTTCGTTAAAACTGCCGGTGCAAAACCGGAGATCTGGGCCTATGGCCTGCGCAACCCATGGCGCTTCTCCTTTGATAAAGCCAATGGCCGCCTGTTTGCCGGCGATGTAGGGCAGGATAAGTATGAAGAAGTTGACATTATCAAAAAAGGTGGTAACTACGGCTGGAGAATTATGGAAGGGTACCACGATTTTAACGTGCCTGCCGGCGCCGACAAATCCAAACTGATTGCACCGATCCACGAATACAACCACGATCTGGGGATTAGCATCACCGGCGGATATATATACCGTGGAAATGATATTCCTTCACTGAAAGGGCTCTACGTTTTTGGCGACTATAACGGAAAAGCCTTTGTACTTGTGCCTAACGGCAATAAATGGGAACGTGCTGATTTACAGTTCTCTAACCGCCCCAACGAAAATATGCAGATCCTCAGCTGGGGACAGGATGCAAAAGGTGAACTGTACGTACTCACCAGTGCCTCCACCAGCAATGGTTTTAAAGGCGCCGTGTACAAACTGGTCAAAGACTGA
- a CDS encoding carboxy terminal-processing peptidase — protein sequence MRLKVIIPVVLISLSAGVLAFTKLNHYDDPPGRYEVIMSLVGQMLKEGHYQPKPIDDAFSKEVFNKYLRSLDVEKKFFLASDIKSLQPLSTHVDDELKGAPLDCFRNINTIIKQRINEAAGIYPQILAQPFDFSKEESVVLDADKIDYPVDSVARYEAWRKLLKYRTLEKFTDLQESRDKSKVDSIKNKTDQQLEADARGKVKSLYDRFFERLKNHQDDNDRFSLYVNAITTTMDPHTDYFPPDEKRQFEEQMAGKFFGIGAGLKEEDGKIKVISIITGSPSWKDGRLKINDVIQKVAQGDKEAVDITGYPVEDAVKLIRGNKGTTVKLTVKSVDGTVKDIAIIRDEIVQEETFAKSAVINGTHKIGYIYLPEFYSDFNDRNGARCADDVAKEVAKLKAEKVEGIILDLRFNGGGSLPEVVQMAGLFIPEGPIVQVRSRGGQAVVLRDRDKNVQYDGPLAIMVNEYSASASEILAAAMQDYKRAVIIGSKQTFGKGTVQRLYTLDDFYPVKDGQSLGALKLTQQKFYRANGGSTQLKGVASDIVLPDPYYEVSERKDSDALAWDEIPKSDYTIWHNPVNAESLKRSSDKRMETSPAFKLMNENLATLRKMEKQDSYSLNIDTYKNEQKVNTAALKRYDAVNDKVKELNITSMKVDLDKLGNDSSKVARNKDWLKARTKDIYLDEAVNVMNDLIVQSLPKMQRKAQ from the coding sequence ATGAGACTGAAAGTGATAATCCCGGTAGTGCTGATTAGCTTGTCCGCTGGAGTACTGGCCTTTACCAAATTAAATCACTACGACGACCCTCCAGGTCGTTACGAAGTGATTATGAGCCTGGTAGGGCAGATGCTGAAAGAAGGACACTACCAACCAAAACCGATTGATGATGCCTTCTCCAAAGAAGTTTTTAATAAATATCTGCGTAGCCTCGATGTCGAGAAGAAATTCTTCCTGGCAAGTGATATCAAATCCCTCCAGCCCCTGTCCACACACGTTGACGATGAGCTGAAAGGTGCCCCACTGGATTGCTTCCGCAATATTAACACCATCATCAAACAACGTATTAATGAAGCTGCCGGTATCTATCCTCAAATCCTGGCCCAGCCATTTGACTTCTCCAAAGAAGAATCAGTAGTGCTGGATGCAGACAAAATCGATTATCCGGTTGATTCTGTTGCCAGGTACGAAGCATGGAGAAAACTGCTGAAATACCGCACACTGGAAAAATTCACCGACCTCCAGGAATCACGTGATAAATCCAAGGTAGATAGCATTAAAAATAAAACAGACCAGCAACTCGAAGCGGATGCTCGTGGAAAAGTAAAATCACTCTACGACCGCTTCTTCGAACGCCTGAAAAACCATCAGGACGATAACGACCGCTTTAGCCTGTATGTAAATGCCATCACTACCACCATGGACCCGCATACCGACTACTTCCCACCTGATGAAAAACGTCAGTTCGAAGAGCAGATGGCTGGTAAGTTCTTTGGTATCGGCGCCGGTCTGAAAGAAGAAGACGGCAAAATTAAAGTGATCAGCATCATTACCGGCAGCCCTAGCTGGAAAGACGGCCGCCTCAAAATCAATGATGTCATCCAGAAAGTTGCCCAGGGCGATAAAGAAGCGGTGGATATCACCGGCTACCCTGTGGAAGACGCTGTGAAACTGATCCGTGGTAATAAAGGAACCACCGTTAAACTGACCGTGAAAAGTGTGGACGGTACCGTAAAGGACATCGCCATCATACGTGACGAGATCGTACAGGAGGAAACTTTCGCTAAGTCCGCAGTGATCAACGGTACACATAAAATTGGTTATATCTACCTGCCGGAATTCTATTCCGATTTCAACGACCGTAACGGTGCCCGTTGTGCAGATGACGTAGCCAAAGAAGTTGCTAAACTGAAAGCCGAAAAGGTAGAAGGTATCATCCTCGACCTGCGCTTCAACGGTGGTGGCTCACTGCCGGAAGTAGTACAGATGGCTGGCCTCTTCATTCCTGAAGGCCCTATCGTACAGGTTCGCTCAAGAGGTGGTCAGGCAGTAGTGCTCCGCGACCGCGATAAAAATGTTCAGTACGATGGCCCGCTGGCTATCATGGTCAACGAATACAGCGCTTCTGCATCTGAAATCCTCGCCGCTGCCATGCAGGATTACAAACGCGCCGTAATTATCGGTAGCAAACAAACCTTCGGTAAAGGTACCGTACAACGCCTCTACACACTGGACGATTTCTATCCTGTGAAAGATGGCCAGAGCCTTGGTGCACTGAAACTGACACAGCAGAAATTCTACCGCGCAAACGGTGGCTCCACCCAGCTCAAAGGCGTAGCTTCTGATATCGTGCTGCCAGATCCTTATTATGAGGTGTCTGAACGTAAAGACAGTGACGCACTGGCATGGGATGAGATTCCTAAATCAGATTATACCATCTGGCATAATCCGGTAAACGCCGAATCACTGAAAAGAAGCAGCGATAAGCGTATGGAAACCAGCCCTGCTTTCAAACTGATGAACGAAAACCTGGCTACCCTCAGAAAAATGGAGAAACAGGATAGTTATTCACTCAACATCGATACCTATAAAAACGAGCAGAAAGTAAATACTGCCGCACTGAAAAGATACGATGCCGTGAATGATAAGGTGAAAGAACTCAACATCACCAGCATGAAGGTAGACCTGGATAAATTAGGTAACGACTCCTCTAAGGTAGCCCGTAATAAAGACTGGTTAAAAGCCAGGACCAAAGACATCTACCTGGATGAAGCTGTTAACGTGATGAATGACCTGATCGTACAGAGCTTACCTAAAATGCAGCGTAAAGCACAATAA
- a CDS encoding S41 family peptidase — translation MSNRKLNVFLPFLMAVVLALGMFLGHKMPGSNTGGTTVFFAKPKNGPLQEVLDLIKTKYVDTINTDNLQQEAIEGMLLHLDPHSVYIPPSQLQQVNEDLDGNFQGIGIEFNITADTVNVVSVISGGPSEAAGLQTGDKILKVGDSLIAGNNVTTDKIRKLLRGPADSEVSTTILRGTKQSVVKIKRGVIPVTSIDASYMLAPGVGYIKISKFSATTFDDFMKSMRELHDAGMKKLVIDLRQNPGGFLDAATRIADEFLDEGKLIVYTKGKDFPRTDYKTKRPGMFEKGALAILTDEGSASASEILAGAIQDHDRGTIIGRRTFGKGLVQEQYDLDNGGALRLTVARYYIPSGRSIQKPYGNGHDAYDEDINDRFNHGELVNKDSIRITDTVPYRTASGRRVYGGGGITPDIFIPFDTSRFSTTLMAMYSHNTFSNFAYRYYTTHQAMFKQYKDAQDFVKNFETTPAIYQEFMSFAKTDSVPGLNKVTAREEIEIKSRIKALMARQLYRTEGFYETINANDPAVKKALEVVEADKEK, via the coding sequence ATGTCTAACAGGAAGCTGAATGTTTTTTTACCTTTTTTAATGGCGGTAGTGCTGGCCCTCGGGATGTTCTTAGGTCACAAGATGCCTGGATCGAATACCGGCGGCACCACAGTGTTTTTTGCCAAACCCAAGAACGGCCCATTACAGGAAGTACTCGACCTGATAAAAACCAAATACGTTGATACCATCAACACAGATAACCTCCAGCAGGAAGCCATAGAAGGAATGTTGCTCCACCTGGACCCACACTCTGTCTATATTCCGCCTTCCCAACTGCAGCAGGTAAATGAAGACCTGGACGGCAACTTCCAGGGCATCGGTATCGAATTCAATATCACTGCCGATACGGTAAACGTTGTATCTGTCATCAGTGGCGGCCCATCCGAAGCAGCAGGCCTGCAAACCGGCGACAAGATCCTCAAAGTAGGCGATAGCCTGATTGCCGGCAATAACGTCACCACCGACAAGATCCGTAAACTGCTGCGTGGCCCTGCCGACTCAGAGGTAAGTACCACCATCTTACGTGGCACCAAACAGTCTGTCGTGAAAATCAAACGTGGTGTGATCCCGGTAACCAGCATCGATGCCAGCTATATGCTCGCTCCTGGCGTGGGTTACATCAAAATCAGCAAGTTCTCCGCCACCACTTTTGACGACTTTATGAAGTCTATGCGCGAACTCCACGATGCCGGCATGAAAAAACTGGTCATCGACCTTCGCCAGAACCCGGGCGGATTCCTGGATGCAGCTACCCGCATCGCCGACGAATTCCTCGATGAGGGTAAACTGATCGTTTATACCAAAGGAAAAGACTTCCCAAGAACAGACTATAAAACCAAACGTCCTGGCATGTTCGAAAAAGGCGCCCTTGCCATCCTCACCGATGAAGGCTCTGCTTCTGCCAGCGAAATCCTCGCCGGCGCTATCCAGGACCACGACAGAGGAACCATCATCGGCCGCCGCACCTTCGGTAAAGGCCTCGTTCAGGAACAGTACGACCTCGATAATGGCGGTGCATTACGCCTCACCGTTGCCAGGTACTATATTCCTTCCGGCCGCAGTATCCAGAAACCATACGGTAACGGACACGATGCGTATGACGAAGATATCAACGACCGCTTTAACCACGGCGAACTGGTTAACAAAGACAGTATTCGTATAACCGATACCGTGCCTTACAGAACTGCGTCAGGCCGCCGTGTATATGGTGGTGGTGGTATCACCCCGGATATCTTCATACCATTTGATACCAGCCGCTTCTCCACTACGCTCATGGCGATGTATTCCCATAATACCTTCAGCAACTTTGCCTATAGGTATTACACTACCCACCAGGCTATGTTCAAGCAATATAAAGATGCGCAGGACTTCGTGAAAAACTTCGAAACGACGCCAGCGATTTACCAGGAATTTATGAGCTTCGCCAAAACCGACAGCGTTCCTGGCCTGAACAAAGTGACTGCCCGCGAAGAAATAGAAATCAAGTCCAGAATAAAAGCCTTAATGGCCCGCCAGCTGTACAGAACAGAAGGTTTCTATGAAACAATCAATGCGAACGATCCGGCTGTAAAGAAAGCACTGGAAGTAGTTGAAGCGGATAAAGAAAAATAG
- a CDS encoding N-acetylglucosamine kinase: protein MPGKIKLIADSGSTKAEWGLLGAAAPGPYKTQGISPYFQTLDQIKAIFTQELIPQLPAGVHIDEIYFYGTGLSQQKNIEVVSAALRAVWPDSYIEVDHDLMGAARALCGHGAGIASILGTGSNSCFYDGTRIKKNNPGLGYVLGDEGSGAYLGKKVLQYYLYNTFDEELIGKFDEKYSTNKDEILENVYRKPLANRYLAGFATFLSENRGHFMIENILEDGLNDFFFNHIYKYRESWTTSLHFTGSVAWHFRDILKELCDLYELPLGRILRTPMEGLIEYHH from the coding sequence ATGCCCGGAAAAATAAAGCTGATAGCAGATAGCGGATCTACCAAGGCCGAATGGGGCCTTCTTGGGGCAGCAGCCCCCGGACCATATAAAACCCAGGGAATTAGTCCGTATTTTCAGACGCTGGATCAGATTAAAGCCATCTTTACCCAGGAATTGATACCTCAGTTGCCAGCTGGCGTACATATAGATGAAATTTATTTTTATGGTACCGGCCTGTCTCAGCAAAAGAATATTGAAGTGGTTAGCGCAGCCCTCAGGGCGGTGTGGCCGGATAGTTATATAGAAGTAGACCATGACCTCATGGGCGCCGCCAGGGCTTTATGTGGCCATGGCGCCGGAATTGCCAGTATCCTGGGCACCGGGTCCAACTCCTGTTTCTATGATGGTACACGTATTAAAAAAAATAACCCTGGATTGGGGTATGTGCTGGGAGATGAGGGAAGTGGTGCTTATCTTGGAAAAAAAGTCCTGCAATATTATTTGTATAATACCTTTGACGAAGAGTTAATAGGTAAATTTGACGAGAAATACAGCACCAATAAGGATGAAATCCTGGAAAATGTATACAGGAAACCCCTGGCAAATCGTTATCTGGCTGGTTTTGCTACTTTCCTCTCCGAGAATAGAGGGCACTTTATGATAGAAAATATCCTGGAGGATGGGCTTAATGACTTCTTTTTTAATCATATTTATAAATACAGGGAAAGCTGGACAACCTCACTGCACTTTACCGGCAGTGTAGCCTGGCATTTCCGCGATATCCTGAAAGAGCTGTGTGATCTGTATGAATTGCCGCTGGGAAGAATACTCCGCACACCAATGGAAGGCCTTATCGAATATCATCATTAA
- the murQ gene encoding N-acetylmuramic acid 6-phosphate etherase codes for MAFVKVTEQESHYHHLEKMSIQELLTDINKEDQTVPLAVAKAIPQIEKLVAAIADKMLAGGRLFYMGAGTSGRLGIVDASECPPTFGVPHGLVIGIIAGGDAAIRKAVEFAEDNKEQGWKDLQEFGITDKDVLIGIAASGTTPYVIGALDKCRSHGITTGSISCNPESPISASADFPVEVVVGPEFVTGSTRMKSGTAQKLVLNMISTAVMIQLGRVEDNKMVNMQLSNEKLVDRGVRMLMEQLSLTDYEEAQKLLLKAGSVKKAVEDFAKA; via the coding sequence ATGGCATTTGTAAAAGTTACTGAACAGGAATCTCACTACCACCACCTGGAAAAAATGAGCATACAGGAATTGCTGACCGATATTAATAAAGAAGATCAGACAGTTCCCCTGGCAGTGGCAAAAGCCATTCCTCAGATAGAGAAGCTGGTTGCTGCAATAGCAGACAAGATGCTGGCAGGTGGCCGCCTCTTTTATATGGGAGCCGGTACCAGCGGCAGGCTGGGTATCGTAGATGCTTCAGAATGCCCGCCTACCTTCGGGGTGCCCCATGGCCTGGTAATCGGTATCATCGCCGGCGGCGACGCTGCCATCCGTAAAGCAGTGGAATTCGCCGAAGATAATAAAGAACAGGGCTGGAAAGACCTGCAGGAATTCGGTATCACCGATAAGGACGTATTAATTGGCATTGCCGCCAGCGGTACCACCCCTTATGTGATCGGTGCCCTGGACAAATGCCGCAGTCACGGTATTACCACCGGCAGTATCAGCTGTAACCCTGAATCTCCGATCTCTGCATCCGCCGACTTCCCGGTAGAAGTAGTGGTAGGTCCTGAATTTGTGACCGGCAGCACCCGTATGAAAAGCGGAACCGCCCAGAAACTGGTCCTCAATATGATCTCCACAGCGGTAATGATCCAGCTGGGAAGAGTAGAAGATAATAAAATGGTGAATATGCAGCTGAGCAATGAAAAGCTGGTAGACAGAGGCGTCCGCATGCTCATGGAACAGCTGTCGCTCACTGATTATGAAGAAGCCCAGAAGCTGCTGCTGAAAGCCGGCAGCGTTAAAAAGGCAGTAGAGGATTTTGCCAAAGCCTGA